CTTGGTACTCCCTAAGGTGACGGGCCATCTCACTCTTAGTCGCCCTCAGCTCATTCTCCATCTGCCCAATTGTATCCTGGGTGATGTTACATGATATAGTTATGATACAATCCTGCTGCATTTAGACTGAATTGTTTGATTTGACACTAGAAATGTttccatacactcttaaaaataacgGATATTCGTAACAATGCAATAAAAGAGCCATTCTCTGTTCCCCAAAGAACAATTCTtataagaaccatttttttcttaatgtaaAGAACTAAAATCTAATAATccttaaaaatctaaagaaccctCTTCCCACTATTAAGAatcttttgtggaatggaaagttttcacggatgttaaaggttcttcatgaaaCCACTGATGCCAAtgaagaacttttatttttgaaaccctgcacaaagaaataaaaaaaataaaaaataacatttatttttgaaaccCTGAACAAAGAAAGCACTTACATTCATTATTTAGTGACATGTCATCATTATTTGATGGTAGCTGATTTATTAAAAGGTTTGGAAAAccttatgaataaaatatcgAATATAGCCTGTTCATTTAACTGTCAAAAAGTAATTTTAGCACCATGGACAGAGGAGCAGTAACATTCACAGTCGCTTGCTGTGGTCACGCCCATTTCACGGGGCTCTTTTGTCTGCTGTCTGGTTAACAGAAACACAAATTTCAAACACtagttattatatttttaaacaaaattgataTCGATTGGTTGTTTTAAGAAAACGCGGAAATTCTCAATAATTGTGATCATTTTAAAGAAGTGAATCTCTTTACCGACATCCATTCCTTTTTAACTTAGTTGATCAAAATTGAGGGAACCAACCTGGTAGCCCATGGCCTCAGCGTTGTGCCTGTCCTCCATCTCATTAATCTGCCTTTCCAGCGATTCGTTGGTGCCCTTTAGGCTCTCGATCTCGATGGTCTTGGATTGCAGCTGCCTCCTGAACTCGTTGAGCTCTTCCCTGCTGGCGCGAATGACCTCGTTGCTCTTGGTGGCCTGATCGCTGAGATCGGCGAACTTGGACTTGTACCACTCTTCGGCGGACTGCAAGTTCTTGTTCGCCATGACCTCGTACTGACCGCGGATCTCCTTGAGGGCGGAGGTGAGGTCGGGTTTGGCCACTTCCATCTCCACGGACACCTGGGCAGCCTGGATCATGTTCATGAGCTCAGTCACCTCCTCCTCGTGCACCTTTCTCATAAAGTTGATCTCGTCCAGAAGGGCTTCGACCTTCTTCTCCAGGTCTAGGCGCACCATGGTGGCGTTGTCCACGTCCTTCTTGAAAGCTCTAAGCGTTTGCTCAGCCTCCTCGCGCATTCTCATCTCCTCCTCGAACTTCTCCTGGAGTTTCTGGAGGTCTTCCTCAATGTTGTCGCGCTCGAACATCATCTGGTTCTTCTCCGCGTTAAGTTCCTCGAGCTGGGAGCGCAGTTCTCGGATCTCCTGCTGGTAGAGCTCGGCCAGACGGGACGGTTCTGTCTGGCGCTGGCGCAGGGTCACGAGCTCGGTTTCCAGCACTTTGTTGTGCTGCTCCAAATTGCGAACTTTCTCGATGAACATCGCGAAACGGTCATTGAGCCCTTGCATCTGCTCCTTCTCGTTGGTGCGGATGATTTTGAACTCATTATTAAGCGCTGTGCTCTGGGTGAAGTCGAAGCTTTCCAGAGTCAAGGATGAAGATGGGAAGGCAGATCGGGTGGTGCGCTTGTAGGAGCTTGGGGTGCTGGAGCGGGTCGTGGGCTGGGACTTAAAGCCGCTCCGGGAGCTGCTCAGCCGGGATGGAGAGGCTGAGTAGCGGGTGGAGTCCCCGAAGATCTTCCGGTAGGAAGAGGCGGAGTAGATGTCGGATCCGTAGCTCATCTTGGCGTTTTGAAGACAAGGAGCAGAACCCAGGCGGCGTCTCCTTTTATAGCAGGACTGTCCCAATCAATAATTTACCCGTGCTGCTCCTCGCATTCAACCTCCCTTACTGCAGATGTTTCAGATGGACAGACCCTGAAAAAAATACGACAAATAAGCTGATTTATAggttattttaacttttaaaggCGCAAAGAGTGCTTTTTTCCCGTGGAAGGTGTTGTGTTCACTGGAGACTCGGGTCGGCAGCAGCGAGCGGATGGAACTGTCCTTTTTGGCGCAGTGCTGATGTCAGCAAAATATCATATCGTTTATTTACGCTCTCATACACCATCACGTCACATCTGTGAAAAATAGGCCTACCTACTGCCACCCCACCTTTCAAAATAACACACAACTCTGTCAAGAACACATGTCATTGTGATAaactttgtattattattattattatcattattattattagaaaaagTTTTTGCTGTGATGGTgttcaaataaaattaagtgaTGGTGTTACAAACATTACGTAGGCTATGGCagttatatttcacaattctgcaCATGTAGTGATTAAATTATACAGTTAAGTTATGTTAAATTTGCTATTAAGATCTGTTCATAAAAAATTGATTGTGTGAAATGCCAAAAGTGTAATGACGAGTTCATTAGGTTCAACTGCGATGGGTggtgcagggaattctgggaatgctCCTTTTTCTGTAAATGTATAAACCAATGAtttgtagcattttttttttttttttttaatggccaATAGGTTAATATAAATCTTTATCTGTAAATGTGTAGGTAATTCATAGTTTGTATTACTgtggaattattatttttttatttagactatTTACTACCAAATTATTAACATGTGTACAGTGTAGatagtaataatttaattttgtccGTTTTgagttataaaaatattaatgcaaaaggAACTTAGGCTAGATTCTCACATATCAAACAAAATTCACAAACAGCCTATAGAATTATTTTTCTATAATCCGTGAATGTAATATAGTCATAATAATATGTTAATTTGACAAGACTGTAAAAGCTCTGTAAGATAGGGTTACACAgtaaatataggcctatgtcTATGACAAGGGGACAGTTATACAGTGCTGCCATCTGTTGGGCGCTTCGAGATCCCAACAGATTGCAGGCAAACAAGCAAAGCAAGGTTTAGCCCAGCTGACGCTTGTGataccttttcttttcttttcttttcttttcttccttatttatttatttttattttatagtttttctctttttttttgataCAATATGAGAACAAAAGTTTAGAACTGTCACTGTGggggtaccttttcaaaaggtatatAAATACTTACAAATATGAATAAGTATACGTACTTTAAAGTACTAAATAatggtacaaaaatgtaccttttAGCTTTTGTACCTATAATATACCACCCCAATGACAGCTTTGTACCATGAGgtacatttttagtttaatacactctaaaacatccaaaataactggttttactaaaataataaatatattatttaatttgattaaaccAACCTCACATCATTTCACATCATTCATAAAATCAGACATTTTTGTGTAACAGCTTACTAAATGGAGACAGCGCAATTTACAGTTTAATGACATACAATACTCAAGAGCATTGAGGattatataaatatctaaatatgtgGTGAACATATAATGCACAGGGCAGGTGGTGAAATGGTATTCTGTAAATGTGGTATAATCTGAGGAGCAGACATTGTGGCAGCAGgcagaaaagacaacaagaCCCACATCTTGGTGGTACTGTATAAACGGATAGCATTTGGATTGctttacattttgaaatcatATTCAAAAACCACTATGAAACACTAAATTGATAACTCAAACAACCATAATGTTAGATATTCTTTCATTAGTCAGCATTAGTTATCtattttagttaacatgaactaacgaTCAACAATGcttcaacagcatttattaattttaattaatatgaatttttTACTATAACGTTTACTTTTTCCACTTTGGTGATATTTTCACATGAAAgatgtacattttcaaaactattGGTGCAAATATCCAAACTGATCACACTTGTAAGACTGCCATTGGTCAATCTTTCAAAACTCAAGTTATACAGAATTTCAGTCCACACAACCACTGTTTCAAAACACAGGATTATTGCAATATGTGATTAGAACATTTGGTTTAATCACCGAAACACAATAGTAGGCCTATAATCTACTTTAAATTTAGTACTTTTAACAATCAGTCATTTCACTAGCAAACAATGTGTAATACATGTTTCAAATCACCTTTGTTAGTGAATTAAAGATGTTTCAGTAATACAGATTACAGTTGTTACAAAATACACTCAAAGTATACCTAACTAACATAAACTCTAT
The genomic region above belongs to Onychostoma macrolepis isolate SWU-2019 chromosome 01, ASM1243209v1, whole genome shotgun sequence and contains:
- the inab gene encoding internexin neuronal intermediate filament protein, alpha b — encoded protein: MSYGSDIYSASSYRKIFGDSTRYSASPSRLSSSRSGFKSQPTTRSSTPSSYKRTTRSAFPSSSLTLESFDFTQSTALNNEFKIIRTNEKEQMQGLNDRFAMFIEKVRNLEQHNKVLETELVTLRQRQTEPSRLAELYQQEIRELRSQLEELNAEKNQMMFERDNIEEDLQKLQEKFEEEMRMREEAEQTLRAFKKDVDNATMVRLDLEKKVEALLDEINFMRKVHEEEVTELMNMIQAAQVSVEMEVAKPDLTSALKEIRGQYEVMANKNLQSAEEWYKSKFADLSDQATKSNEVIRASREELNEFRRQLQSKTIEIESLKGTNESLERQINEMEDRHNAEAMGYQDTIGQMENELRATKSEMARHLREYQDLLNVKMALDIEIAAYRKLLEGEETRITTGISYPTPASMSSYSYQSRMYGSSSVSGKKEVKDDDDKHQQSSKPGKGSSQSDDSKKSDKIDSGDVNPTNQKN